A stretch of the Flavobacterium sp. 5 genome encodes the following:
- a CDS encoding enoyl-CoA hydratase/isomerase family protein: protein MLTSDKTGTLLTTIENKIATVQFGHPASNSFPRVLLDRLTNELIYLSDNAAVSVIILKSEGTGTFCAGASFDELLAVSTFEEGTRFFTGFANLINAMRTCKKIIIGRIQGKAVGGGVGIIAACDYALATLECSIKLSELAIGIGPFVIEPAVSRKIGKIAMSEMTLAAHEWKTASWAFQKGLYAKVLETKEELDLEVDLFTRKLAHYNPEALLEMKKIFWEGTTNWDKLLKERAAISGKLVLSDFTKNALIK from the coding sequence ATGTTAACATCTGATAAAACTGGAACACTCTTAACAACAATCGAAAACAAAATAGCTACAGTGCAGTTTGGACATCCTGCCAGCAACTCTTTTCCAAGAGTATTACTGGATCGATTGACTAATGAACTTATTTATTTGAGTGACAACGCAGCTGTTTCCGTAATTATTTTAAAAAGTGAAGGTACGGGTACTTTTTGTGCGGGTGCCTCATTTGACGAATTATTAGCTGTAAGCACCTTTGAAGAAGGAACTCGATTTTTTACTGGTTTTGCCAATTTGATCAATGCGATGCGTACGTGCAAAAAAATAATTATAGGACGTATTCAGGGTAAAGCCGTTGGCGGAGGTGTTGGTATCATTGCCGCTTGTGATTATGCTTTGGCAACTCTAGAATGCAGTATTAAATTATCAGAATTAGCTATTGGAATTGGTCCTTTTGTCATAGAACCAGCCGTAAGCAGAAAAATAGGTAAAATAGCAATGTCCGAAATGACCTTGGCTGCACATGAATGGAAAACAGCTTCATGGGCTTTTCAAAAGGGATTATATGCAAAAGTTCTGGAAACAAAAGAAGAACTTGATCTAGAAGTAGACCTTTTTACAAGAAAACTAGCCCATTACAACCCAGAAGCTCTTTTGGAAATGAAAAAAATATTTTGGGAAGGAACAACTAATTGGGACAAATTATTAAAAGAAAGAGCTGCTATTTCTGGAAAATTAGTTCTTTCGGATTTTACAAAAAATGCTTTAATAAAATAA